The genomic interval CTTTGACCAAGGAGATATACTCCGAAGTGTAGTTGTGGCGAGAATTTTCAATGGTGAGCTCAGATACTTTTGGTGTAGTTTCGCTTTCGCGAAAGCGGAATTCCATCAAACTCCTCTTAACTTCAGAAGTAGGGGTTCCCTTTACTCTCGTAATTCGGGTAGGAAACAAATCTGCTCGTGAACAAAGCAATTTAAAATCTTCTTCACGATAATACGGAATGACCACGGAAAACTGTCCCTCTGGAGATAGCAACTTTGCTACAGCCCCCACTAACAATTCAAATGGCATGGCATCTTCAAAACGTGCATTTTCTCTAGCATTTTGAGCAGCGCCATCTGCAACCGAACGTGATTGCACATCACTTACAGTTGCTGCACTTAAGTTCTTTTCAAAAAAGGGTGGGTTACAAATAATGAGATCATACGTATCCTCAATTTCTACGGCAAATTCATACAAATGCGCATGATAACAAAACAGCCGATCGCCCCAAGGACTGTTTTCAAAATTTTCGGCCGCTTGTTCAAAGGCGTTATCGTCTAGCTCTACCGCATCTATAGTTTGCGCATTGCTCCGTTGGGCAAGCATCAAAGCAATGACTCCTGTACCTGTACCGACATCTAAAATACTGTCTGGATAGTGATCTAGCGATGCCCATGCTCCTAACAAAACTCCGTCGGTTCCTATTTTCATGGCACAACGGTCTTGATGTATTGAAAACTCTTTAAATGTGAAAGGTTTAGATGCAGAGGTACTCATAAAGCTTTTGATTGTTAGATATATAAATCAATCAAACCTTCTGGTAATTCAAAGTGCATTTGCTTTGCCTCACGATCTACCTTTTTAATAAAATCATCTACCATAGGAATAAGGACTTGATTGCCGTCCCTATCTATTTCAAAAATAGCTTGGGTATTACTATCATTTACGTAAGTAATCGTACCTATCTCTCCAAACTCCTTATCAACCGCAGTAAATCCTACAACTTCATGAAAGTAAAATTGATCACCTTTTAACTCTGGTAAAAGGTCTAAGGGTAAGTACAAGCTAGCTCCTATCATATCATCTGCATCCTCTTCGGTATCTACATCTTCAAACTTTACCCGGAGTAAACTTGATTTATGTAACTGTGAAGATTCTATAAAATAAGGAACTAAGGTGGGGCCAAAATCTACAAATACAGAATCCATACCTACATATAAGTCTGGCTCATCTGCATCAAGCTTCGCTAGTAACTCTCCTTTAAAACTATACTTGCGTACTATTTTACCAAGGTAAAAACATTCTTCTTTCTTCATAGACTCTAAAAATAGTATTTAATCTTTTTATTACCACAAAAGGGCTTTTGATATTAAAAAGAAACAAAAAAAAAGCCTTGACGTTACATCAAGGCTATTCTTAAACATCTAATGTTTTACTCTTCAGAATCTGCTCCTGCTTCTTCTGTAGCTTCTGCAGTTTCTTCTCCTGCTTCTGGCTCAGGTTGAGCTGCTGCAATACGAGCTTCGTTTACCGCTTTTTCTGCTGCAAGCGCTTCTGCTTTTGCTTTCTCTTCAGCTGCAGAAAGATTTCCTTTCTTAGCCTCCACTTTGTTAGCTTTTTCTTCTACCCAAGCATTAAATTTTTCTTCTGCTTGCTCCTCAGTGATAGCGCCTTTACGTACACCACCTACTAAGTGATTTTTAAGCATTGCTCCTTTGTAAGAAAGAAGACGCTTTGCCGTTTCAGTAGGCTGTGCTCCGTTCTGTAACCATGTTACCGCTCCGTCAACATCTAAGTCTATTTGAGCTGGGTTACTGTTAGGATTGTAAGTACCTAGTTTCTCTAAGTATTTACCATCTCTCTTTGCACGAGCATCTGCTGCTACGATCCAGTAAAAAGGTTTTCCTTTTTTACCGTGTCTTTGTAATCTGATTTTAACTGACATAAAAGTTAATTTGTGGGGTACCCGACCCCTATTTATTTTAGCCTGCAAATATACTATATTTTTAAGACTCCCAACACTTTATAGATATTTACTGTTAGTCTATTCCTTAAAATTCTAATGGATTGTTTACTCAATGTGTTGAATTATAAAAAAGTGGTATTCCTTATTATTCTATAATCAATAGTTCTAAAGTCTTGTGAGTACGCTTTCGCGAAAGCGTAACCCTGTTCATATTCACCTGAAATTTTCTTGTTTGTTAATGCCTTTATGATTGCTTAACTCGTTTTTAAGTTAATTAGTCACAATTTGAGTATGAATAGGTTAAAGGTGGTTAAAGTACTATGCATAGGGGGATTACCACTATATCTTTACATCATTACTAACAACAAAAAAAACAAAAAATGAGCTATTCAGAAGAAGTAGGAAATAAATTAAATAATTTACTAACTAAATCATACGACGCAGAAGCTGGTTACAAGAAAGCATCAGAAAACGTAAAGAATTCAGGATTAAAAAATTTCTTTAACAGCAGAGCGCAAGATCGTTACAACTTTGGACACGAACTTAAAGAAGAAATCAGAAGCTTTGGACAAGAAGTAGATAAAGGAACAAGTTTCCAAGCAGATATGCACAGAGCATGGATGGACGTGAAAACAGCATTCTCTACAGATGACGACGAGTCAACGTTAGAAGAAGCAATTCGCGGAGAAAAAGCATCAGTTGAAGAATACAATGAAGTATTGACTGAAACTACATTACCAAGTTCTACTAGAGCTATTCTAGAAAAACAACGTAATAGCATACAGAGTGCTCTTAACGAAGTGAAGTCACTTGAAGAGTGGGCATAATCTAATAAAGATTGCAATGAAAAGGAGAAAATCCAGCCAATAGGCTGGATTTTTTTTTGCTTTAATCAACGATAGATTCAAAGTTTGTACGAAGACTGTTGAAGTAGCTTGCTTCCTAACTCAGTTCTATATTGCAATTAGTTACTCTAAATATCGCCACACAAATTGCACCTATCAGAAATGCCGCAAGAATTTTATATTAATTTGTTTTTTCAATTTTGACTTTATACATAAATATAGCGCTATATAAAGCGTTTACTTTTAGGACTTAACAGAGAAGTTCAATTTTTAAATACAATGATTTTCGTCTCAATCTATAAACTCCGAGATAGAAAACTTCAATGACTTATTGATGGAATCATAATCAGTTTCTTTGTCCATGTGTTTTTCAAATTCGGCGAATTTTAGAACTAGAGTTGAATCGATAATTTTAAAGTGCCCCTTACCTTTAGCACCAGATATATATGCTATGGTCCCACACCCTCTTGGTTTATTTTCTTTTTCGCGCTCTTCTTTCACAGTAAGTGGCGAGAAATTATGGTATTTATTATATTCAAATACGTTATTTTCCTTTATGATTATATACGTTAGTTTATCTTTTAAAATATGCTGTCCCTTTTCTAACTTCTCTTGAGAATAAAGTGTTGAGGACATAATAATTAGTAATAGTATAAATGCTTTTGTCATCGTAAAATTATTATTAGTGATCTGTGATTACTTTTACTATGAAGGGCCTGTATTGCATCTCTTATCATCTAATTTAAAAACTATTATTGAATGAATCGAAAGCCAAATTCTTAAATTTTACTATTCATTTGTTTATTACAAAGTCGCCAATTTCAGAAACTTCCCAACTTTTTAAAAATACCTCAACTTTAATTGAGCAAATTATTTACCTTGATATTTATATAAAAAATATCACTAAATATTTCTCACAAGTGGTGCTGACTTAAAAAACTTAGGTTTGCTTTTTGTTGCTCATAATAAAATATTATTACTAATAATTTACTGTTTTCAGGCACCTTGTTTTTTACTTTCCTATCAAAGCTAGCCCAATTACTGTCCTCAATAATTTTAATCAATTTTGAATCCACGGGGTTATCAAATCCAACTATCATATTTATATTTTTAATACCTAAATCAGATGTAAATACGATCTCATAAATTCCATATTTTTTTTCAAGCTCAATACCACTAAATTGTTTTAATTGTTGAGCCAAATTACTTTCATTTCTAAAACTGATTTTATTGGTAAAATGTATATCCTTTGATTTGAGAGTTCTTAAAATATCTAGTTCTTTTTTTTGTTTTCTGATATTCCAATCATAAAATTGAAGTAATCCAGAACACATTCCAACCACATAATTTCCATTATCATTTTTACTCGTATAGATTATTAATTCAGTGTTTTCTGGAATAAACATAGCACATGAGCTTCCCATGTTTCCATCACTACGACCAGCAATAAATATTGACTCAGTTTTTTTACCTTTAAAAAGTTCCTGAATTATTATATCTGCTCTATAAAGTTCTTCCGAACCTTCATTACTATAATTTTTAACGATTTTGACTCTTGCCACTAAATCAGATTTAGAATACTTTTCAGTTAGATTTGGTGGCATACAATCACAAGCAAACACCCCGATGGAAAAAAGAAATAGTGTGATTTGTAAGATTTGTTTCATAGCTGGTGATAACTATAGATCAAAATTAGCTTAAAAAGGCTTGTTTTTAACTCAGTTTTTTTGTGAATTGCAAGACTCTATTCCTGATTAAAATCCATTTTAGTTTGATTCTCTAACTCGCGATTTCTTTGTTTCCTTTTCGTTTCTATACGATTAGAATCTTCAAATACATCAGTCACATTATAAACGCTAATTGTTCCAATTTGAATTTCTCCATCATCATCCATTGTTTGTTCCATTTCTAAGTCTGCAATGATATTTGTTCCATTTGAGAAACTAATTTCTTTATTAATTACAGCTGTTCTAAATTCAGCATCTCGCATATAAAAATTTATTGGAATACCATTAAAAATACCTTTCCATTTCATATTTCCTTTTTTAAGAACAGGAGCAACAATTTCTATAAGTTCACTTTCCTTATATTCAGGCTCAATTTCAATCGTATGAATAATAAATTTATCAAAGTGCTCTCTTGGAACTATATTTTCTTTTGTAATTGGCTCTAAATCTTCATTTAATCTTTGAGTAGAAACTTTTTCAATTTTGTCTTCCTTCAGTAGATTGGAATAAAAATTAGATTTAAATAATTTTACCTTGTTAGTTTCTCCAATATAGATGGATAAATTTTGAATTATTAAGATTTGTTCTTCTGATGTTTTATCATCAGATTCCAAGTCTTCTTTTAATTTTTCAATATGAAGCCTAACTTCTTCCTTTTTCATTTTTTCATAATCTCCATCTCTCGTTATTTCGCTAACTACAACTTCTGTAATAATAGCAGACAGAATACCACCTAAATACAAAAGAGCATTTTTTACACTTCGCTTAACTTTTTTCTTCTTAAGTAATTTGTAATAAGCTTTTATTCCTCCTTCTCCAATCGCAATTGCTTCAAAAAGTAACTCTTCATCAAGTTCAAGAATTTCAGTAACTTCTTTAAAAATTCGAAGTACTTCAAATTCCGATTTATTTTTCAGATAAGCATCCATTGAATGGAAGTCATCTTTAAGAAAGTAATGTATTTGTAAAAACTCCATCTATTAATGTTGGTAGCACGTGTTGCACATAACTAGCGTTTATATAATCCCACCAAAATACACATTCTATCAACAAAGTATTTGCGGATTTCCGCAAATAGATGAAATAAAGCAATTTAACCGTTAGCAAGGTGCTATTTTAAAAGCAAATCCTTGTAATCAACTAGCCATCTATACGACCTACTACCTACCTCTCATATTTGTATAACTCTTCATAATTCGCTGCTGTAAATCGCCCCCTAAAACCCTAAAATTACCTACTTTTAGTACCCACATTTTTTTCGCCTATGTAC from Dokdonia sp. Hel_I_53 carries:
- a CDS encoding tRNA1(Val) (adenine(37)-N6)-methyltransferase, producing MSTSASKPFTFKEFSIHQDRCAMKIGTDGVLLGAWASLDHYPDSILDVGTGTGVIALMLAQRSNAQTIDAVELDDNAFEQAAENFENSPWGDRLFCYHAHLYEFAVEIEDTYDLIICNPPFFEKNLSAATVSDVQSRSVADGAAQNARENARFEDAMPFELLVGAVAKLLSPEGQFSVVIPYYREEDFKLLCSRADLFPTRITRVKGTPTSEVKRSLMEFRFRESETTPKVSELTIENSRHNYTSEYISLVKDFYLKM
- the rimM gene encoding ribosome maturation factor RimM (Essential for efficient processing of 16S rRNA) — encoded protein: MKKEECFYLGKIVRKYSFKGELLAKLDADEPDLYVGMDSVFVDFGPTLVPYFIESSQLHKSSLLRVKFEDVDTEEDADDMIGASLYLPLDLLPELKGDQFYFHEVVGFTAVDKEFGEIGTITYVNDSNTQAIFEIDRDGNQVLIPMVDDFIKKVDREAKQMHFELPEGLIDLYI
- a CDS encoding 30S ribosomal protein S16 codes for the protein MSVKIRLQRHGKKGKPFYWIVAADARAKRDGKYLEKLGTYNPNSNPAQIDLDVDGAVTWLQNGAQPTETAKRLLSYKGAMLKNHLVGGVRKGAITEEQAEEKFNAWVEEKANKVEAKKGNLSAAEEKAKAEALAAEKAVNEARIAAAQPEPEAGEETAEATEEAGADSEE
- a CDS encoding ferritin-like domain-containing protein, coding for MSYSEEVGNKLNNLLTKSYDAEAGYKKASENVKNSGLKNFFNSRAQDRYNFGHELKEEIRSFGQEVDKGTSFQADMHRAWMDVKTAFSTDDDESTLEEAIRGEKASVEEYNEVLTETTLPSSTRAILEKQRNSIQSALNEVKSLEEWA